A single window of Nematostella vectensis chromosome 4, jaNemVect1.1, whole genome shotgun sequence DNA harbors:
- the LOC116618971 gene encoding ELKS/Rab6-interacting/CAST family member 1 — MSRIRTDLRATVPRRHSPTKFPPVKTGWGRSPSSTSMGHEHEWATDMVIGLQMKAGSPPKETRQTISPAPREEVTTMKPAKRTSVPNTINVQQIETLKQEVHNLKQQHQGYLDRIAQLEKEIEKLKTKNAAQHKTIENYKTEVKIKNTKISELEEQIKNFQQQKLKSQSHESDNAKEIERLKAALEAKNKQMYDLEEIVRSSAEKMEQMKKEFEDEKQRMQKEFEKNLEESAANFKIEIAEKDEKLNVLKMRMADALKDNSRERQHQLEELTRELKRVTEETDVLRSKIHAAKPTQQTYCQNCPELEKQIQAKILQIRDKDVALVELQRLCNKMEKQLVQQDELLRQWARSKGKDIR, encoded by the exons ATGTCCCGTATAAGAACAGACCTCCGGGCCACTGTGCCGAGGAGACACTCGCCAACTAAGTTCCCTCCAGTAAAAACAGGATGGGGAAGATCGCCCAGCAGTACCTCAATGGGACACGAACATGAATGGGCCACTGATATGGTCATTGGATTGCAAATGAAAGCTGGCTCCCCTCCTAAAGAAACTCGACAAACAATCAGTCCTGCACCAAGAGAAGAAGTCACAACAATGAAGCCCGCAAAAAGAACTTCTGTACCAAATACTATCAATGTACAGCAAATAGAAACCTTGAAACAAGAGGTGCATAATCTAAAACAGCAGCACCAAGGCTATCTAGACCGCATTGCTCAACTTGAAAAGGAGATAGAG aaattaaaaacaaagaatGCAGCACAGCACAAGACAATAGAAAACTACAAGACtgaagtaaaaataaaaaacaccaaaatttCAGAACTTGAAGAACAAATTAAAAACTTTCAACAGCAGAAATTGAAGTCTCAGAGTCACGAGTCAGACAATGCTAAAGAAATTGAAAGACTAAAAGCTGCTCTTGAAGCAAAGAACAAACAAATGTATGATTTAGAAGAAATTGTTAGGTCCTCAGCAGAGAAAATGGAACAAATGAAGAAAGAGTTTGAAGATGAAAAACAGAGGATGCAAAAAGAG tttgaaaaaaatctaGAAGAGTCAGCTGCCAACTTCAAAATAGAGATAGCTGAAAAAGATGAGAAATTGAATGTGCTCAAAATGCGCATGGCTGACGCACTTAAAGATAACTCCAG GGAGAGACAACACCAACTGGAGGAATTGACTCGTGAGCTGAAGCGAGTTACTGAAGAAACTGATGTTTTGCGCTCAAAAATACATGCTGCAAAACCTACTCAACAG ACTTACTGTCAGAACTGTCCTGAGCTCGAGAAGCAAATACAGGCGAAGATACTACAAATAAGGGATAAGGACGTAGCTCTTGTTGAGCTGCAGCGGTTGTGTAATAAGATGGAGAAACAACTCGTACAACAG GATGAGCTTCTTCGTCAATGGGCAAGAAGCAAAGGAAAGGATATAAGATAG
- the LOC5513696 gene encoding alpha-1,6-mannosyl-glycoprotein 4-beta-N-acetylglucosaminyltransferase, translating into MLRPFSGIARNHCLLILCVFNFTLLFWQIFNLESCLQTGEYPAKVEGDTTERCQSFSNQSPFDTSYNERVVTCSYNGSEVIFKDAVRLLGKPLTSKKFLTIGVPTVYRGGNHTHQVSYLRYTLDRVFANIESPEDVLVVLHLADRDPKKRRNLQEQLAQQFQTHIAMNRLHVIEAPDSYYPPLEGLPLNHGDSEARVRWRSKLLVDQAFLMGYCSGMGKYYLQLEDDSPPEDGPFVEKIRRCIFAKRHFDWVFLKTTYHMNIGNLFKGKDLADLARFLYMTYEEYPVDLAVFIYAEILRTKRHIDNLCGSYFLHIGKQSSLKTVKPRIA; encoded by the exons atGCTCCGGCCGTTCTCGGGCATCGCAAGAAACCATTGCCTTCTCATCCTGTGTGTCTTCAATTTCACCTTGCTGTTCTGGCAGATATTCAACCTGGAGTCTTGCCTTCAAACAG GTGAGTACCCAGCTAAAGTCGAAGGCGATACAACGGAGAGATGTCAATCATTCTCCAACCAATCACCTTTCGATACGTCATACAATGAGCGTGTGGTCACGTGCTCTTATAACGGAAGTGAAGTCATCTTCAAAGATGCAGTCAGATTGCTGGGGAAGCCTCTCACAAGCAAAA AGTTCTTAACGATCGGGGTCCCTACTGTATACAGAGGCGGGAACCACACCCATCAGGTCTCCTACCTGAGGTATACACTCGACAGGGTTTTCGCTAACATAGAGAGCCCCGAAGATGTCCTAGTCGTCCTTCACCTAGCAGACCGAGACCCAAAAAAGCGAAGAAATCTCCAAGAACAACTGGCACAGCAGTTTCAGACACACATCGCCATGAACAGACTTCATGTGATCGAGGCACCGGACTCCTATTATCCGCCATTAGAGGGTCTTCCCCTTAACCATGGTGACAGCGAGGCGCGTGTGAGATGGCGCTCTAAGCTCTTGGTTGATCAGGCTTTCTTGATGGGGTATTGCAGTGGAATGGGCAAGTACTACTTACAGCTAGAAGACGACTCGCCGCCCGAAGATGGCCCATTTGTTGAGAAAATCAGACGGTGTATCTTCGCGAAGAGGCATTTTGACTGGGTATTCCTGAAGACCACTTATCATATGAATATAGGGAACTTATTCAAGGGGAAAGATTTAGCCGATTTGGCCCGGTTTCTTTATATGACTTACGAAGAGTATCCTGTGGATTTAGCGGTGTTTATATATGCCGAAATATTGCGAACGAAAAGGCATATAGATAATTTATGCGGCTCTTACTTTCTACACATAGGGAAGCAGTCTTCCTTGAAGACTGTCAAGCCTCGCATAGCCTGA